One window from the genome of Pseudonocardia hierapolitana encodes:
- a CDS encoding DUF6529 family protein produces the protein MTRSAPRVPVQQVSAGMPGPHSGSHQERTLPRAAGYPAPEPHRRAARRGGGAGLVVAAALGSLVAVALGVYGRMHEPASAALNIAGFSSGIAAKAWLATGAFLLALVQLWSAAALYGRVGRRWREAGGAPGWVAGLHRWSGRAAVLLTVPVAVHCLYALGYEDSSLRVLVHSLAGCFLYGVFVTKMLVLQQPRSPRWSLPLLGGVLFTTITAVWLTSAVWFFSTSGLSF, from the coding sequence ATGACCCGCTCCGCACCCCGCGTCCCGGTCCAGCAGGTGAGCGCCGGGATGCCCGGCCCGCACTCCGGCTCCCACCAGGAACGGACCCTGCCGCGCGCGGCGGGCTATCCCGCCCCGGAACCGCACCGCCGCGCGGCGCGGCGCGGTGGCGGCGCCGGTCTCGTCGTCGCGGCGGCGTTGGGATCGCTGGTGGCCGTGGCCCTCGGCGTGTACGGCCGGATGCACGAGCCGGCGTCGGCGGCGCTCAACATCGCGGGCTTCTCCTCGGGGATCGCCGCGAAGGCGTGGCTGGCCACCGGCGCGTTCCTGCTGGCGCTCGTGCAGCTGTGGTCCGCGGCGGCCCTCTACGGGCGGGTGGGCAGGCGGTGGCGCGAGGCCGGTGGCGCGCCGGGCTGGGTGGCGGGCCTGCACCGGTGGTCGGGCCGGGCGGCGGTGCTGCTCACCGTCCCGGTGGCCGTGCACTGCCTCTACGCGCTCGGCTACGAGGACAGCAGCCTGCGCGTGCTCGTGCACTCGCTGGCCGGCTGCTTCCTGTACGGCGTGTTCGTCACGAAGATGCTGGTGCTGCAGCAGCCGAGGAGCCCCCGCTGGAGCCTCCCGCTGCTCGGCGGCGTGCTGTTCACGACCATCACCGCGGTGTGGCTCACCTCGGCGGTGTGGTTCTTCTCGACGTCCGGACTCTCCTTCTAG
- a CDS encoding Rieske (2Fe-2S) protein → MLPAHPSPLTRRVFVASTCGAACAAALSACSIYRAGPAPVQAPAAPAVPDAQGAPTPGGSAQAGALASTSDIPVGGGAVFAEQDVVVTQPAAGEFRAFSATCTHQGCPVTEVVDGTINCNCHGSKFAVEDGSVVDGPADTPLPERDISVTGEQIRLA, encoded by the coding sequence GTGCTTCCTGCCCACCCGAGCCCCCTCACGCGGCGCGTGTTCGTCGCCAGTACGTGCGGCGCGGCCTGCGCCGCCGCGCTCAGCGCCTGCTCCATCTACCGGGCCGGTCCGGCGCCCGTGCAGGCGCCCGCCGCCCCGGCCGTGCCGGACGCGCAGGGCGCCCCCACCCCCGGGGGATCGGCACAGGCCGGCGCGCTCGCCAGTACATCGGACATCCCGGTGGGCGGCGGCGCCGTGTTCGCCGAACAGGACGTCGTGGTCACGCAGCCGGCCGCGGGGGAGTTCCGCGCCTTCTCCGCCACCTGCACCCACCAGGGGTGCCCGGTCACCGAGGTGGTCGACGGCACGATCAACTGCAACTGCCACGGCAGCAAGTTCGCCGTGGAGGACGGTTCCGTGGTCGACGGGCCCGCCGACACCCCGCTCCCCGAGCGGGACATCTCCGTGACCGGGGAGCAGATCCGGCTCGCCTGA
- a CDS encoding cytochrome ubiquinol oxidase subunit I: protein MDALDLARWQFGITTIYHFLFVPLTIGLSVVVAALQTAWHRTGRPEYLRATKFFGKLFLINFAMGVVTGIVQEFQFGMNWSTYSTFVGDVFGAPLAMEALLAFFLESTFIGLWIFGWDRLPRRVHLATIWAAAIGSNLSAFFILTANAWMRHPVGFAVDPATGRAYLTDIWAVLTNPQALSTYLHVVSASFVVAGLFVVAVSAYKLLHRDRAPHPDEPGLFRRTLRAGLVTTAIAGAVVALSGDHQAKLMAEYEPMKLASAEAIWETESAAGFSLFAIGDHEIGEVGVGRNVVDLEVPYVLSFLATGSPAGEVEGINDLQRRFAEQFGPGDYTPNIPVLYWSFRLMIGLGLAGVGVGVIGLWLTRRGALPRHRWMYRVAIAALPAALAANIFGWVLTEMGRQPWTVVGHLLTAASVSPGVSLGEVAFSLTVFTALYGALAVVEARLLLRYVAAGPGHVMPYPRAGEPEPDRVPAFVY, encoded by the coding sequence GTGGACGCGCTGGACCTGGCACGGTGGCAGTTCGGGATCACGACGATCTACCACTTCCTGTTCGTCCCGCTGACGATCGGCCTCTCGGTCGTCGTGGCGGCGCTCCAGACCGCGTGGCACCGGACGGGGCGGCCGGAGTACCTGCGGGCCACGAAGTTCTTCGGGAAGCTGTTCCTGATCAACTTCGCGATGGGCGTGGTGACCGGGATCGTCCAGGAGTTCCAGTTCGGGATGAACTGGAGCACCTACTCGACGTTCGTCGGGGACGTGTTCGGCGCGCCACTCGCGATGGAGGCCCTCCTCGCGTTCTTCCTCGAGTCCACCTTCATCGGGCTGTGGATCTTCGGGTGGGACCGGCTGCCGCGCCGCGTGCACCTGGCGACGATCTGGGCCGCCGCGATCGGCTCGAACCTCTCGGCGTTCTTCATCCTCACCGCCAACGCCTGGATGAGGCACCCCGTCGGGTTCGCGGTGGACCCGGCGACGGGGCGCGCGTACCTCACCGACATCTGGGCGGTGCTCACCAACCCGCAGGCCCTCTCGACCTACCTGCACGTGGTCAGCGCGTCGTTCGTCGTGGCGGGCCTGTTCGTGGTGGCCGTCTCCGCGTACAAGCTGCTGCACCGCGACCGCGCCCCGCACCCGGACGAGCCAGGGCTGTTCCGCCGGACGCTGCGCGCCGGGCTGGTCACCACGGCGATCGCCGGGGCGGTGGTCGCGCTCTCGGGCGACCACCAGGCCAAGCTCATGGCCGAGTACGAGCCGATGAAGCTCGCGTCGGCCGAGGCGATCTGGGAGACCGAGAGCGCGGCCGGGTTCTCCCTGTTCGCGATCGGCGATCACGAGATCGGCGAGGTGGGCGTCGGTCGCAACGTCGTGGACCTCGAGGTGCCCTACGTGCTCAGCTTCCTCGCCACCGGCTCCCCCGCCGGTGAGGTCGAGGGCATCAACGACCTGCAACGCCGGTTCGCCGAGCAGTTCGGCCCCGGCGACTACACCCCGAACATCCCGGTCCTGTACTGGTCGTTCCGGCTGATGATCGGGCTGGGGCTGGCCGGGGTCGGCGTCGGCGTGATCGGTCTGTGGCTCACCCGCCGCGGGGCGCTGCCGCGGCACCGGTGGATGTACCGGGTGGCGATCGCCGCGCTGCCCGCCGCGCTCGCCGCGAACATCTTCGGCTGGGTCCTCACCGAGATGGGCCGCCAGCCCTGGACGGTGGTCGGGCACCTGCTGACGGCCGCGAGCGTCTCCCCCGGGGTGAGCCTCGGCGAGGTGGCGTTCTCGCTGACGGTCTTCACCGCGCTCTACGGCGCTCTCGCCGTCGTCGAGGCGCGGCTGCTCCTGCGCTACGTCGCGGCCGGGCCCGGCCACGTCATGCCGTACCCGCGCGCGGGCGAGCCCGAGCCCGACCGCGTCCCCGCATTCGTCTACTAG
- the cydD gene encoding thiol reductant ABC exporter subunit CydD, with protein sequence MRPLDPRLVRSTAAVRVHLVVTVACGFAATALILLQAWLVARTIAGATAGATEALGATIAAVGAIALTRAALAYAAEAAALRSAARVKSDLRRRLVRHVAAADPATTDAGELATLATRGLDALDDYIARYLPQLVLAVLVPVAVLAVVFRADWISGLVIALTLPLIPLFMALVGMHTEARTRRQWHLLQRLGGHFLDVVEGLPTLAVFRRAKAEAALIRRVTDAHREATMRTLRVAFLSAFVLEVLATLAVALVAVEIGLRLLYGRLDLETALLVLILAPEAYLPLREVGARFHASMEGVTAAERVFAALERPAVAPAPAAPVRPAPRPAVRFAGTHLTYPGRDAAALGGVDLTLRPGTTTLVTGRSGAGKTSLLALLLRFAEPTAGRVVVTAADGREVDLADVDPDTWRLRIAWLPQHPYLFDASVADNIRLGLPDAPDQAVRRAAGRAEAEEVIDALPDGYATPLGERGHRLSAGQRQRIALARAFLRQETLDAPIVLLDEPTAHLDPENAAAVRAGVARLLHGRTGVIVAHDEGWSDLADEVVRLEAGVLVEAARA encoded by the coding sequence ATGAGGCCGCTCGACCCGCGCCTGGTCCGCTCCACCGCGGCCGTGCGGGTGCACCTGGTCGTCACGGTCGCGTGCGGGTTCGCGGCCACTGCGTTGATCCTGCTGCAGGCCTGGCTGGTGGCGCGGACGATCGCGGGAGCGACGGCAGGAGCCACGGAGGCGCTGGGCGCCACGATCGCCGCCGTCGGGGCCATCGCGCTCACCCGCGCCGCCCTGGCCTACGCGGCCGAGGCCGCCGCCCTGCGCAGCGCCGCACGCGTCAAGTCCGACCTGCGGCGCAGGCTCGTCCGGCACGTCGCCGCCGCCGACCCGGCCACGACGGACGCCGGCGAGCTCGCCACGCTCGCGACCCGTGGCCTCGACGCCCTCGACGACTACATCGCCCGCTATCTCCCCCAGCTCGTGCTGGCGGTGCTCGTGCCCGTGGCGGTGCTCGCCGTCGTGTTCCGGGCCGACTGGATCTCCGGCCTGGTCATCGCGCTCACGCTGCCCCTGATCCCGCTGTTCATGGCGCTCGTCGGGATGCACACCGAAGCGCGCACGCGTCGGCAATGGCACCTGCTGCAGCGGCTCGGCGGCCACTTCCTCGACGTCGTGGAGGGCCTGCCGACGCTCGCGGTCTTCCGCCGCGCGAAGGCGGAGGCCGCCCTCATCCGCCGGGTGACCGACGCCCACCGCGAGGCGACGATGCGCACGCTGCGGGTGGCGTTCCTGTCCGCGTTCGTGCTGGAGGTGCTCGCGACGCTCGCCGTGGCGCTGGTGGCGGTGGAGATCGGGCTGCGGCTGCTGTACGGCCGCCTCGACCTGGAGACCGCGCTCCTGGTGCTCATCCTCGCGCCGGAGGCGTACCTCCCGTTGCGCGAGGTCGGAGCGCGGTTCCACGCGAGCATGGAGGGTGTGACCGCGGCCGAACGCGTGTTCGCCGCGCTGGAGCGCCCCGCCGTCGCGCCCGCCCCGGCCGCTCCCGTCCGGCCGGCCCCGCGCCCGGCCGTGCGCTTCGCCGGGACCCACCTCACCTACCCGGGTCGCGACGCCGCCGCCCTCGGTGGGGTCGACCTGACCCTGCGCCCCGGCACGACCACGCTCGTCACCGGGCGCAGCGGTGCCGGCAAGACCAGCCTCCTGGCGCTGCTCCTGCGGTTCGCCGAGCCGACCGCAGGCCGCGTGGTGGTCACCGCGGCCGACGGCCGGGAGGTCGACCTGGCCGACGTCGACCCGGACACGTGGCGCCTGCGCATCGCCTGGCTGCCCCAGCATCCGTACCTCTTCGACGCCTCGGTGGCCGACAACATCCGGCTCGGCCTCCCCGACGCGCCCGACCAGGCGGTGCGCCGGGCCGCGGGGCGGGCGGAGGCCGAGGAGGTGATCGACGCGCTCCCCGACGGCTACGCCACCCCGCTCGGCGAGCGCGGGCACCGGCTGTCCGCGGGCCAGCGCCAACGCATCGCACTGGCCAGGGCGTTCCTGCGCCAGGAGACCCTCGACGCCCCGATCGTGCTGCTGGACGAGCCCACCGCGCACCTGGACCCGGAGAACGCCGCCGCCGTGCGCGCCGGCGTCGCCCGGCTGCTCCACGGGCGGACCGGCGTGATCGTCGCCCACGACGAGGGGTGGTCCGATCTGGCCGACGAGGTGGTGCGCCTCGAGGCGGGCGTGCTGGTGGAGGCCGCTCGTGCCTGA
- the cydB gene encoding cytochrome d ubiquinol oxidase subunit II gives MDLPTVWFVAIAVLWTGYFVLEGFDFGVGMLLPVLGRGSDTDRRVVINAIGPVWDGNEVWLITAVGAMFAAFPAWYAGLLSGFYLPVLLVVVALIARGVAFEYRGKVDDPRWRARWDVAIVAGSAVPAFTWGLVFANLVRGVELGPDRVVRSDLVDLLNPYALVGGLATLTLFVLHGAVFLALKTDGPVRHRARAAARAAAPAAGATLFAFLMWTQADHGSPATAVVAACAVGALLGGALLVARRREGWAFLATAIAVAATTAALFATLFPAVLPSLLDPAFDLTVADAASKPYTLGILSWIGGFALPLVLLYQSWSYWVFRRRVTRAHVS, from the coding sequence GTGGACCTGCCCACCGTCTGGTTCGTCGCGATCGCGGTGCTCTGGACCGGCTACTTCGTGCTCGAGGGATTCGACTTCGGCGTCGGCATGCTGCTGCCTGTGCTCGGGCGCGGCTCCGACACCGACCGGCGGGTGGTGATCAACGCGATCGGCCCGGTCTGGGACGGCAACGAGGTCTGGCTGATCACCGCCGTCGGCGCGATGTTCGCCGCGTTCCCCGCCTGGTACGCGGGCCTGCTGAGCGGCTTCTACCTGCCGGTGCTGCTCGTCGTGGTGGCGCTGATCGCGCGTGGCGTCGCGTTCGAGTACCGCGGCAAGGTGGACGACCCGCGGTGGCGGGCCCGTTGGGACGTCGCGATCGTCGCCGGCAGCGCGGTGCCCGCGTTCACCTGGGGCCTGGTGTTCGCCAACCTCGTGCGCGGGGTCGAGCTGGGCCCCGATCGCGTGGTCCGCTCGGACCTGGTCGACCTGCTCAACCCGTACGCGCTGGTGGGCGGCCTCGCGACGCTCACGCTGTTCGTCCTGCACGGCGCGGTGTTCCTGGCACTCAAGACCGACGGCCCGGTCCGGCACCGGGCCCGGGCCGCGGCACGGGCGGCGGCGCCCGCCGCGGGGGCGACGCTCTTCGCGTTCCTCATGTGGACCCAGGCCGACCACGGCTCACCCGCCACGGCCGTCGTCGCGGCCTGCGCCGTCGGGGCGCTGCTCGGCGGGGCCCTGCTGGTGGCCCGCCGCCGGGAGGGCTGGGCGTTCCTCGCCACCGCGATCGCGGTCGCGGCCACGACGGCGGCGCTCTTCGCGACGCTCTTCCCCGCCGTGCTGCCCTCGCTGCTCGATCCCGCGTTCGACCTCACGGTGGCCGACGCCGCGTCGAAGCCCTACACGCTCGGCATCCTGTCCTGGATCGGCGGGTTCGCCCTGCCGCTGGTGCTGCTCTACCAGTCCTGGAGCTACTGGGTGTTCCGGCGCCGCGTGACCCGGGCGCACGTGTCATGA
- a CDS encoding methylmalonyl-CoA mutase family protein yields MDAEMVESGPSGTTPTPAAQVEGDALDAQAPPEPEELALAAEFSRVDAREAWLGLVDQVVRKAGRIPGDAPVGAGFEELTWRTLDGIPVRPLYTADDTSGESAGVPGAAPYVRGGRADGPAPDGWDVRQRHADPDAAAAQAAVLADLENGVSSVWLAVGAGGTAVADLGRVLDGVQLDLAPVVLDASGDTADTELAAAGAFLELAGERGAGRDLLGTLGLDPVGRRARTGEGPDPDAVVPTAIRTASEFPRVRVVVVDALPVHGAGASDAQELGFSLAAGVAYLRALTGAGLDLATAAGLLEFRYAATAEQFPTIAKLRAARLLWSRVTEACGQAFPQVQHAVGSPSMLTRRDVHGNLLRGTVAGFAAGVGGADAVTVAPFDAAVCDPGSFSRRIARNTQSLLVQEAHLARVVDPAGGSWFVESLTRQLAAAAWAFFQEIEAAGGVLAALDAGLVAERVEPVRGRRAESAARRTAPIVGVSEFADLTEPALERRPASEPPAGGLPRFRPAEPYEAFRDRSDALLAETGSRPRAFLATLGPLAAYTARAGFARNLLQAGGIETPEAGPTETTEDVVAAFREAGTPVAVLCASDALYDERAPDTVAVLRAAGARYVLLAGRADVPGVDGNLAAGCDAPAVIESVYRVLEVQA; encoded by the coding sequence ATGGACGCCGAGATGGTCGAGTCAGGCCCCAGCGGAACGACCCCCACTCCTGCGGCGCAGGTCGAGGGTGACGCGCTCGACGCGCAGGCGCCCCCGGAGCCGGAGGAGCTGGCGCTCGCCGCCGAGTTCTCGAGGGTGGATGCCCGGGAGGCCTGGCTCGGGCTCGTCGACCAGGTGGTGCGCAAGGCCGGGCGGATCCCGGGCGATGCCCCGGTGGGCGCGGGTTTCGAGGAGCTGACCTGGCGCACGCTCGACGGCATCCCGGTGCGGCCCCTCTACACGGCGGACGACACCTCCGGGGAGAGCGCGGGCGTGCCGGGCGCCGCCCCGTACGTGCGCGGCGGGCGCGCCGACGGCCCCGCCCCCGACGGATGGGACGTCCGGCAGCGCCACGCGGATCCGGACGCCGCCGCGGCCCAGGCCGCCGTGCTCGCGGACCTCGAGAACGGGGTGTCCTCGGTCTGGCTGGCCGTCGGTGCCGGCGGCACGGCTGTGGCCGACCTCGGCAGGGTGCTCGACGGGGTGCAGCTCGATCTCGCCCCCGTGGTGCTCGACGCGTCGGGGGACACCGCGGACACCGAGCTCGCCGCCGCGGGCGCGTTCCTCGAGCTGGCGGGCGAGCGGGGTGCCGGGCGGGACCTGCTCGGCACGCTCGGGCTCGATCCGGTCGGGCGGCGCGCCCGCACGGGCGAGGGGCCCGACCCCGACGCGGTCGTCCCCACCGCGATCAGGACGGCGTCGGAGTTCCCCCGGGTGCGGGTCGTCGTCGTGGACGCGCTGCCCGTGCACGGCGCCGGGGCGTCCGACGCGCAGGAGCTGGGCTTCTCGCTGGCCGCCGGGGTGGCGTACCTGCGGGCCCTCACCGGTGCCGGCCTCGACCTGGCCACGGCCGCGGGCCTGCTGGAGTTCCGCTACGCGGCCACCGCGGAGCAGTTCCCGACGATCGCGAAGCTGCGGGCGGCGCGGTTGCTGTGGTCTCGGGTCACCGAGGCGTGCGGGCAGGCGTTCCCGCAGGTCCAGCACGCGGTCGGGTCGCCGTCGATGCTGACCCGCCGCGACGTGCACGGGAACCTGCTTCGCGGAACGGTCGCGGGGTTCGCGGCCGGTGTCGGCGGCGCGGACGCGGTGACGGTGGCGCCGTTCGACGCAGCGGTGTGCGATCCGGGCTCGTTCTCACGGCGGATCGCGCGGAACACCCAGTCGCTCCTGGTGCAGGAGGCGCACCTTGCGCGGGTGGTGGACCCGGCGGGCGGGTCCTGGTTCGTGGAGTCGCTGACCCGGCAGCTCGCCGCGGCGGCCTGGGCGTTCTTCCAGGAGATCGAGGCGGCGGGCGGGGTGCTCGCGGCGCTCGACGCGGGCCTGGTGGCCGAGCGCGTCGAGCCGGTTCGCGGACGTCGCGCGGAGTCGGCGGCGCGGCGCACCGCGCCGATCGTCGGGGTGAGCGAGTTCGCCGACCTCACCGAGCCGGCGCTCGAACGCCGCCCTGCGTCGGAACCGCCGGCGGGCGGGCTGCCCCGGTTCCGGCCCGCCGAGCCGTACGAGGCGTTCCGGGATCGCTCCGACGCCCTGCTCGCGGAGACCGGGTCCCGGCCGCGCGCGTTCCTGGCCACGCTGGGCCCGCTGGCCGCGTACACGGCCCGGGCGGGTTTCGCGCGCAACCTGCTGCAGGCGGGCGGGATCGAGACCCCCGAGGCCGGTCCCACCGAGACCACCGAGGACGTGGTGGCGGCGTTCCGGGAGGCGGGCACGCCGGTGGCGGTGCTCTGCGCGAGCGACGCGCTCTACGACGAGCGGGCGCCGGACACGGTGGCGGTGCTGCGGGCGGCCGGGGCCCGGTACGTGCTGCTGGCGGGCAGGGCGGACGTTCCCGGGGTGGACGGGAACCTCGCCGCCGGCTGCGACGCGCCCGCCGTGATCGAGTCGGTCTACCGGGTGCTGGAGGTGCAGGCATGA
- a CDS encoding sigma-70 family RNA polymerase sigma factor: MPPARDRDEALVHAVYSEHGRALLAYATRLTGDRAAAEDIVQETLIRAWRHPDVLTNGKGSARGWLLTVVRNLVTDRYRAKAARPQEVAENPDSPPVVRDHADSVVASVTVMAALDELSEDHRGVLDQIYFKGRSLGEAATALGIPAGTVKSRSYYALRALRQALAGTMSENAAGREVPA; encoded by the coding sequence ATGCCACCCGCCCGTGATCGTGACGAGGCACTGGTGCACGCCGTCTACTCCGAGCACGGGCGTGCCCTGCTCGCGTACGCCACCCGGCTCACCGGCGACCGTGCCGCTGCGGAGGACATCGTGCAAGAGACGCTGATCCGCGCCTGGCGACATCCCGACGTGCTGACCAACGGCAAGGGATCCGCACGGGGCTGGCTGCTGACCGTGGTCCGCAACCTGGTCACCGACCGGTACCGGGCCAAGGCCGCCCGTCCGCAGGAGGTCGCGGAGAACCCCGACTCGCCACCGGTCGTGCGCGACCACGCCGACAGCGTCGTGGCCTCGGTCACCGTCATGGCGGCGCTCGACGAGCTCTCCGAGGACCACAGGGGCGTGCTCGACCAGATCTACTTCAAGGGGCGCAGCCTCGGCGAGGCCGCCACGGCGCTCGGCATCCCCGCCGGCACCGTGAAGTCGCGCTCGTACTACGCGCTCCGGGCGCTGCGGCAGGCCCTGGCGGGAACGATGTCCGAGAACGCGGCGGGGCGGGAGGTGCCGGCGTGA
- a CDS encoding anti-sigma factor family protein, which produces MNRHRAGNGDWSDQHGGAHDPEELGAHALGLLDAAQSRAVEEHLAGCPACRREWEELRGMVDLLDDVPPEAFLDGPPEADLMLQRTVRQVRAEAAAQRRRRRLLLAGAAAAAVAVFLGGGVLIGRETAPPPPAVVAAPGAVQLTGGGAPGVAMTATLTPAAGWVRLTTSVKGIPPGERCYIVVVARDGSRQIAGSWLVSQGGWRDGITLDGSALVPLDQVAEVVIENEAGREFATAEV; this is translated from the coding sequence GTGAACCGCCACCGGGCCGGGAACGGCGACTGGTCGGATCAGCACGGCGGGGCACACGACCCCGAGGAGCTCGGCGCCCATGCACTGGGCCTGCTCGACGCCGCGCAGTCGCGCGCCGTGGAGGAGCACCTCGCGGGCTGCCCGGCGTGCCGACGCGAGTGGGAGGAACTGCGAGGGATGGTCGACCTGCTCGACGACGTGCCCCCGGAGGCGTTCCTCGACGGTCCGCCCGAGGCCGATCTCATGCTGCAGCGCACCGTGCGACAGGTGCGGGCGGAAGCGGCCGCACAGCGCCGCAGGCGGCGGTTGCTGCTCGCCGGCGCCGCCGCGGCCGCGGTCGCCGTGTTCCTCGGCGGCGGGGTGCTGATCGGGCGGGAGACCGCCCCGCCGCCTCCCGCGGTCGTGGCCGCGCCGGGCGCCGTGCAGCTGACCGGCGGCGGCGCTCCCGGCGTCGCGATGACCGCGACGCTCACACCGGCCGCAGGCTGGGTGCGCCTGACGACCTCGGTGAAGGGGATCCCGCCGGGCGAGCGGTGCTACATCGTCGTGGTGGCCCGTGACGGCTCCCGGCAGATCGCCGGCAGCTGGCTGGTCTCGCAGGGCGGCTGGCGCGACGGCATCACGCTCGACGGCTCCGCGCTCGTGCCCCTCGACCAGGTCGCCGAGGTCGTCATCGAGAACGAGGCGGGACGGGAGTTCGCCACCGCCGAGGTCTGA
- the cydC gene encoding thiol reductant ABC exporter subunit CydC, with the protein MIALARPRGTRFALGVLAGATATAAGVALLVVAAWLIATAATSPPLTALSVAIVATRALGVTRGVARYLERVVTHDAALRTLSDVRARVYERLARTEPVHRFRAGDLVTRLFSDTDATQDLLVRGLTPPLAALVAGAGAVAVSTALLAPGGLLLAAGLVLGGVAVPLAAAAAGRGPGRRRAAGRAALSTALVDTIHGAPDLVAYGAMPAAIARADAADAELTRVERRDAGLLGLGAGASALLAGLTLWGTLLLGVAAVRDGVLAPIPLAVLVLTALAAFEIVAPLPGAAARLGTVRAAGARLFDVLDTPPALTPRPAAAPAPAGRGLQIRGLRVRYGPDEPWALGGIDLDVPPGRRIAVVGPSGSGKSTLAAVLFRFRDPDAGTVHLDGADVTALPADTVRAHVTGMPQDSHLFASTVRENLRLARPDATDAELRAVLARVGLDPALLDTEAGTHGTRLSGGMRRRLALARALLVPATGDAGPLLVLDEPTTHLDPDTRAAVLDDLLTATAGRSLILITHDMEALDRMDEVVVLVDGRVRQRGRAAELRRRSGWYRRAVLGIAGGGALSGALQGRPATISSTGAER; encoded by the coding sequence ATGATCGCGCTTGCGCGACCGCGGGGGACGCGTTTCGCGCTCGGGGTGCTCGCCGGGGCCACCGCCACCGCCGCGGGGGTGGCGCTGCTCGTCGTCGCGGCGTGGCTCATCGCCACCGCCGCCACGTCCCCGCCGCTCACGGCGCTCTCCGTGGCGATCGTCGCCACGCGGGCGCTGGGCGTCACCCGCGGGGTCGCCCGCTACCTCGAGCGCGTCGTCACGCACGACGCCGCGCTGCGCACCCTCTCCGACGTGCGAGCGCGGGTGTACGAGCGGCTGGCCCGGACCGAGCCCGTGCACCGGTTCCGCGCGGGCGACCTGGTCACGCGCCTCTTCAGCGACACCGACGCCACCCAGGACCTGCTCGTGCGCGGCCTCACGCCACCGCTCGCCGCACTGGTGGCCGGGGCGGGCGCGGTTGCGGTGAGCACCGCGCTGCTGGCACCCGGCGGGCTGCTGCTCGCGGCGGGGCTCGTGCTGGGCGGCGTGGCCGTGCCGCTGGCCGCCGCGGCCGCGGGACGTGGGCCGGGCAGGCGGCGCGCCGCGGGCCGGGCGGCGCTCTCCACGGCGCTGGTCGACACCATCCACGGCGCCCCCGACCTCGTCGCGTACGGCGCCATGCCCGCCGCCATCGCCCGGGCGGACGCCGCCGACGCCGAGCTCACCCGGGTGGAGCGCCGCGACGCCGGCCTGCTCGGCCTGGGTGCGGGCGCGTCCGCGCTGCTCGCCGGGCTCACGCTGTGGGGCACGCTGCTGCTCGGCGTGGCCGCGGTGCGCGACGGGGTGCTCGCCCCGATCCCCCTGGCCGTGCTGGTGCTCACCGCGCTCGCCGCGTTCGAGATCGTCGCCCCGCTGCCGGGCGCCGCGGCCCGGCTCGGCACCGTGCGCGCCGCGGGTGCCCGCCTGTTCGACGTCCTCGACACCCCACCGGCGCTGACGCCGCGGCCGGCCGCCGCGCCGGCGCCCGCCGGACGGGGGTTGCAGATCCGCGGGCTGCGGGTGCGCTACGGGCCCGACGAGCCGTGGGCCCTCGGCGGTATCGACCTGGACGTGCCCCCGGGCAGGCGGATCGCCGTGGTCGGCCCGAGCGGGTCGGGGAAGAGCACGCTCGCCGCCGTGCTCTTCCGCTTCCGGGACCCGGACGCAGGCACCGTGCACCTGGACGGGGCCGACGTGACCGCGCTGCCCGCCGACACCGTGCGCGCTCACGTGACCGGCATGCCCCAGGACTCGCACCTGTTCGCCAGCACCGTGCGGGAGAACCTGCGGCTGGCCCGGCCGGACGCGACCGACGCCGAGTTGCGGGCGGTGCTGGCGCGGGTCGGCCTGGACCCCGCACTCCTGGACACCGAGGCCGGCACGCACGGCACCCGGCTGTCCGGCGGGATGCGCAGGCGGCTCGCCCTCGCCCGTGCCCTCCTCGTGCCCGCGACCGGAGACGCCGGCCCGCTGCTCGTGCTGGACGAGCCCACGACCCACCTCGACCCCGACACCCGGGCCGCCGTGCTCGACGACCTCCTCACGGCGACGGCCGGCCGGTCGTTGATCCTCATCACGCACGACATGGAGGCGCTCGACCGGATGGACGAGGTGGTCGTCCTCGTCGACGGCCGCGTGCGGCAACGCGGGAGAGCTGCCGAACTGCGACGACGTTCCGGCTGGTACCGGCGTGCGGTCCTCGGGATCGCGGGTGGAGGGGCCCTCTCAGGAGCGCTTCAGGGCCGACCTGCCACTATCTCATCCACTGGCGCCGAGCGGTAG